In Prochlorococcus marinus XMU1404, the following proteins share a genomic window:
- a CDS encoding SIMPL domain-containing protein — MKIINRLRSLPGDSLGVIRRTPPLVFAMAVLSLGGFIGASTVLVRGFRTVENTITVTGASTESFESDIAKWSVQVKTSGKTQIDSFTKHKQSINKTMEFLKANGIEDSVKQDVYLGPASISEYKTRNPKTNEIIRTEWITYQNIEIESRDVYNIQKTHSQITELLGKGVRVKPSRPEFTYSKLADKRVDMLAKAAKDARVRAEAIALQAGSEVGGLKKVNTGVFQITVPNSTRVSSWGSYDTTTIKKDITAVMGVTFAVK, encoded by the coding sequence ATGAAAATTATTAATAGACTCAGGTCGCTGCCAGGCGATTCTCTGGGCGTTATACGCCGCACTCCGCCACTTGTTTTCGCAATGGCTGTCTTATCTCTTGGAGGATTTATAGGCGCCTCCACGGTCCTTGTGAGAGGGTTCAGAACGGTTGAGAATACTATCACTGTTACCGGTGCAAGTACTGAAAGTTTTGAGAGTGATATTGCAAAATGGTCTGTACAGGTAAAGACCTCAGGGAAAACACAAATTGACTCATTTACCAAGCATAAGCAGTCCATTAATAAGACAATGGAATTCCTTAAAGCCAATGGAATTGAGGACAGTGTAAAGCAGGATGTTTATCTTGGACCTGCGAGTATCAGTGAATATAAAACCAGAAATCCCAAAACTAATGAAATCATTAGAACTGAATGGATTACTTATCAGAATATTGAGATTGAAAGTAGGGATGTTTATAACATCCAGAAGACTCATAGTCAGATAACAGAATTGCTTGGAAAAGGGGTTAGGGTTAAACCAAGCCGTCCTGAATTCACCTATTCAAAGCTGGCTGATAAACGCGTTGACATGCTTGCTAAGGCAGCAAAGGATGCAAGAGTTAGGGCTGAAGCTATCGCTCTACAGGCAGGATCCGAAGTGGGTGGTCTGAAGAAAGTGAATACCGGTGTTTTCCAGATCACAGTTCCAAATTCCACTAGGGTCAGCAGCTGGGGCTCTTATGATACAACTACTATCAAGAAAGACATAACTGCCGTTATGGGGGTGACTTTCGCAGTTAAGTAG
- a CDS encoding DEAD/DEAH box helicase family protein — translation MVSKKDWLKKIGKWFIDQSNNNDEDINFESNNYGNIQETERKLIDDNSQKEIPKSIEIPIDRAFKLFCWAWEEEGHKTDCYLSGEDFKKAIGSLDDTFKSEISEWLIKCSNKPSLINNLEKIVSSGEVNGQDDFETIQAFSFLSFLIKKENIAIKPQIIKDKPKIEIEKKNENLKNLNVSNAESSRPDNFYFQTNEFKLEKSFTEFDESAFLEVLNGNNKKKSNEGISKSTYSDADNLNNDELKKSHSKNTINSSNIYTNIDLDTKDKLEDINTNPIYSKPIHELENVSLKTINSLRRNHYEKLSDLIGIKKSKLLLGKNFGSSSYADLKLGLQKIKVDLDFILELNKDSFGKINNISNISGKDLKKEFWQEVTNKFANSNINIENLDSKLNDFFNINIRDYEIILQKQFFNLLKKIEFYIYEKNKNSGIEIKYLKLTIFKFLISHFNYEDASIWLSKFYRNLTRQMGINIIIIAKILFNEDKSAIANELGISYNFLQNKEKSFLESLKVKGEDFYNELSIIKSNRDVFLNNKEPHQFKFGTKLLNKELENWNNIKNQYSKKKLNIENIDKNLEEFFLLSTNETSRTLKSLFYKISDSLDEFGVEYKNEYKYLKLEIFKLFISEFEEEEGQKLIRKIFKTIIRDNGKSVFVILERLKGKTLQEISNNFNLCRERVRQIESKMFKSMEVDLARKFYEDYLIEIESINLREEEKIIKSLISEFGKLPIKEDQIPTNFNYKKLWDSIIQYNFFERIETYKKFKIDIPKKEYDYHYLLLNKKNELADVGNGYWKEIKNLKEYLYRHAEFLGEPKLMPKQTTTPYRIKGVVQRFGGQSVVANKIGLKYQGQLVNTDGSRIYWTDKRLLKLLDDVNIFSSQKIEIMPSYSQIIDFFRNTEIEEYKNKKPNSAVAALTKMGNLAWLEVAQRFNKHHFSGISQKVTVQFIKAFVRDLGEHLAVLSPSELYVLFQAQGINRKEQEKFSRTFDVLIDAVQTGVVNKKDLEDWSNNLEVPSIKELLNLGGEVKHKYSKEEKELRLLKRKANILKREYQDSKPIKLNEITVDDLPNLDPGKTLKALDKAAGVIESSGTDASKIEFLKAKASSKLWDSCFANEELLIKKLEANISEKDTYSDEVRTKFLSEYYGAKKLSIPHSYQFKDLKGRNREPKLMQRLVSYRLLKDKRILNLSGTGTGKTLSAIFASQICKCQRIFISCPNGVIDSWIRTFKTGYPEAVLHIKPENWIIEPLQNKINVVIVNHERFQNRFSDNLLQFCSNFSPDMIVIDEIHQSKKRKETESSQRRSLINQFIRISLNLNPEIRVLGLSATPVINNIYEGRSLVELVTQETLFDVKANDELNSCMNLYQHFIINGIRMNPGNLSRTEIIPKNVDASSLLPEIIAFTRRGLYHEVERLLVKPKLSVLRDCIKRGEKTIIFITLIKGTLIPITNWLIKNNFTYCVYTGNDKDATDDGFNDSLDEFIRGDVEVLVASVQCAGTGVDGLQSVCNKAVFFQLPWTSTEFEQSIGRLDRDGTEYESISVYLPLTNIDLPNGDNWSWCQNKMERIRSKKDIAKAAVDGEIPDADAIFTPSEASKYWLEWLKRLESES, via the coding sequence ATGGTGAGCAAAAAGGATTGGCTAAAGAAGATTGGTAAATGGTTTATTGATCAGTCTAATAATAATGATGAAGATATAAATTTTGAGTCAAATAATTATGGAAATATTCAGGAAACTGAAAGAAAGTTAATAGACGATAATTCTCAGAAAGAAATCCCAAAATCTATAGAAATACCAATAGATAGGGCCTTTAAATTATTTTGTTGGGCTTGGGAAGAGGAAGGTCATAAAACTGATTGTTATTTAAGTGGGGAAGATTTTAAAAAAGCCATTGGATCTTTAGATGATACTTTTAAATCTGAAATCTCAGAATGGCTTATAAAATGCTCTAATAAACCTTCTTTAATAAATAATCTTGAAAAAATAGTCTCTTCAGGCGAAGTTAACGGTCAAGACGATTTTGAAACCATACAAGCATTTTCCTTTCTTTCTTTTTTGATAAAAAAAGAAAATATTGCTATAAAACCACAAATAATTAAAGATAAACCAAAAATAGAAATTGAGAAAAAAAACGAAAATCTTAAAAATTTAAATGTATCTAATGCAGAATCAAGTAGACCTGATAATTTCTATTTTCAAACCAATGAATTTAAATTAGAAAAGTCATTTACCGAATTTGACGAAAGTGCCTTTTTAGAGGTTTTAAATGGTAATAATAAGAAGAAATCAAATGAAGGAATATCCAAATCAACTTATTCTGATGCAGATAACTTAAATAATGATGAGTTAAAAAAATCTCATTCAAAAAATACTATTAATAGTAGTAATATTTATACAAATATTGATCTAGATACAAAAGATAAATTAGAGGATATAAATACAAATCCCATATACAGTAAACCTATACATGAATTAGAAAATGTCTCTTTAAAAACTATTAATTCTTTGCGAAGAAATCATTATGAGAAATTGTCAGATTTAATTGGAATTAAAAAATCAAAATTACTTTTAGGTAAGAATTTTGGTTCTTCATCTTATGCAGACTTAAAACTTGGTCTTCAAAAGATTAAAGTGGATCTAGATTTTATTTTGGAATTAAATAAAGATTCCTTTGGAAAAATAAATAATATTTCCAACATTTCAGGTAAAGATTTAAAAAAGGAATTTTGGCAGGAAGTTACTAATAAATTCGCTAATTCCAATATCAATATAGAAAATTTAGATTCAAAATTAAATGATTTTTTTAATATTAATATCAGAGACTATGAAATAATTTTACAAAAACAATTTTTTAATCTTCTTAAAAAAATTGAGTTTTACATATATGAGAAAAATAAAAATAGTGGCATAGAAATAAAATATCTCAAATTAACAATATTTAAATTCTTAATATCCCATTTTAATTACGAAGATGCGTCTATATGGCTATCAAAATTCTACCGAAATTTAACTAGACAAATGGGTATTAACATTATCATCATTGCAAAAATTCTTTTCAATGAGGACAAGTCAGCAATAGCAAATGAGCTTGGTATTAGCTATAATTTTCTTCAAAATAAGGAAAAATCTTTCCTCGAATCCTTAAAAGTTAAGGGTGAAGATTTTTATAATGAATTGTCGATAATAAAGTCGAATCGAGATGTTTTTTTAAACAATAAAGAGCCTCACCAATTTAAATTTGGAACAAAATTACTTAATAAAGAACTGGAAAATTGGAATAATATTAAAAATCAATATTCTAAAAAAAAGTTAAATATTGAAAATATCGATAAGAACTTAGAAGAATTTTTTCTACTTTCTACAAATGAAACTTCTAGAACTTTAAAATCTTTATTTTACAAAATAAGCGATTCCTTAGATGAGTTTGGAGTCGAATATAAAAATGAATATAAATATCTAAAATTAGAAATCTTCAAATTATTCATATCTGAATTCGAAGAAGAGGAGGGTCAAAAATTAATAAGAAAAATATTTAAAACTATAATTAGAGATAATGGAAAATCAGTATTTGTCATATTGGAAAGATTAAAAGGCAAAACATTACAAGAAATATCAAATAATTTTAATTTATGTAGAGAAAGAGTTAGGCAAATCGAATCTAAAATGTTTAAATCAATGGAGGTTGATTTGGCAAGAAAATTTTATGAAGACTATTTAATAGAAATTGAGAGTATAAATTTAAGAGAGGAAGAAAAAATAATAAAAAGTTTAATAAGTGAATTCGGCAAATTACCAATTAAAGAAGATCAAATTCCCACAAATTTTAATTATAAAAAGTTATGGGATTCAATAATTCAATATAATTTTTTTGAGAGAATAGAGACTTATAAAAAATTTAAAATTGATATCCCCAAAAAAGAATATGATTATCATTATCTCTTATTAAATAAGAAGAATGAGCTGGCTGATGTGGGAAATGGTTATTGGAAAGAAATCAAAAATCTAAAGGAATATCTCTACAGGCATGCAGAATTCTTGGGAGAACCTAAACTAATGCCTAAACAAACCACTACTCCTTATAGGATAAAAGGAGTCGTTCAAAGGTTTGGTGGCCAAAGTGTAGTGGCGAATAAGATAGGTCTTAAGTATCAAGGACAACTTGTAAATACAGATGGGAGCAGAATTTATTGGACAGATAAGCGGTTATTAAAATTACTTGATGACGTAAATATTTTTTCAAGTCAAAAAATCGAAATAATGCCTAGTTATTCACAAATAATTGATTTTTTTAGGAATACTGAGATAGAAGAATACAAAAATAAGAAACCAAATTCAGCTGTGGCAGCATTAACAAAAATGGGGAATTTAGCTTGGCTAGAGGTCGCCCAGAGATTTAATAAGCATCATTTCTCCGGTATATCGCAGAAAGTTACTGTTCAGTTTATTAAAGCTTTCGTTCGAGATCTTGGAGAACATCTAGCAGTTTTAAGTCCTTCAGAATTATATGTACTTTTTCAGGCTCAAGGAATAAATAGGAAAGAACAAGAGAAATTTAGCAGGACTTTTGATGTTTTAATTGATGCTGTTCAAACTGGCGTTGTTAATAAGAAAGATCTCGAGGATTGGTCGAATAATCTTGAGGTCCCATCTATTAAAGAATTATTAAATCTTGGAGGTGAGGTAAAACATAAGTACTCTAAAGAAGAAAAAGAATTAAGACTTCTTAAAAGAAAAGCTAATATTTTAAAAAGAGAATATCAAGACTCCAAACCTATAAAATTAAATGAAATTACTGTTGATGATCTTCCTAATCTGGATCCCGGTAAAACTCTTAAAGCACTTGATAAAGCTGCAGGGGTGATTGAAAGTTCTGGAACTGATGCTTCAAAAATTGAATTCCTTAAGGCGAAAGCTTCATCTAAATTATGGGATAGTTGTTTCGCTAATGAAGAGCTTCTTATAAAAAAATTAGAAGCAAACATTTCTGAAAAAGATACTTATAGCGACGAAGTTAGAACAAAATTTCTCAGTGAATATTATGGCGCCAAAAAATTATCTATACCTCATTCATATCAATTTAAAGATTTGAAAGGTAGAAATAGAGAACCTAAATTAATGCAAAGACTTGTTTCTTATAGATTATTAAAAGATAAGCGAATTCTTAATTTAAGTGGAACTGGCACGGGTAAAACACTGTCAGCAATATTTGCCTCTCAAATATGCAAATGTCAAAGGATTTTTATTTCGTGTCCAAATGGGGTTATAGATAGTTGGATAAGAACATTTAAAACAGGTTATCCAGAAGCTGTTTTACATATAAAACCTGAAAATTGGATTATTGAACCACTACAAAACAAAATTAATGTAGTCATAGTTAATCATGAAAGATTTCAAAATAGATTCTCCGATAATCTTTTGCAATTCTGTTCAAACTTTTCTCCAGATATGATCGTAATTGACGAGATACATCAATCAAAAAAAAGAAAAGAAACAGAATCAAGTCAGAGAAGAAGTCTTATAAATCAATTCATTCGTATATCCCTCAATTTAAATCCAGAGATTAGAGTTTTAGGTCTATCAGCAACTCCTGTGATTAATAATATTTATGAGGGCAGATCTTTAGTTGAACTTGTAACTCAGGAAACACTTTTTGATGTAAAAGCTAATGATGAACTTAATTCGTGTATGAATCTTTATCAACACTTCATCATTAATGGAATAAGAATGAATCCTGGAAACTTGTCTAGGACTGAAATCATACCTAAAAATGTTGATGCTTCTTCATTGCTTCCTGAAATAATTGCATTTACAAGAAGAGGTTTGTACCACGAAGTGGAGAGACTTTTAGTAAAACCTAAATTAAGTGTGCTAAGAGATTGTATTAAAAGAGGTGAAAAAACAATTATTTTTATAACTCTTATAAAAGGAACATTAATTCCGATAACAAATTGGCTTATTAAAAATAATTTTACTTACTGTGTTTATACAGGAAATGATAAAGATGCTACTGATGACGGCTTTAATGACTCTCTTGATGAATTTATAAGAGGAGATGTAGAAGTGTTGGTAGCATCTGTGCAATGTGCTGGTACAGGTGTTGATGGTCTTCAATCTGTATGTAATAAAGCTGTATTTTTCCAGTTACCTTGGACCTCTACAGAGTTTGAACAGTCTATAGGAAGATTAGATAGAGATGGGACAGAATATGAATCAATAAGTGTTTATCTACCTCTTACTAATATAGATTTGCCAAATGGTGATAATTGGAGTTGGTGTCAAAATAAAATGGAGAGGATTAGATCAAAAAAAGATATTGCAAAAGCTGCTGTTGATGGAGAGATCCCTGATGCTGATGCAATATTTACACCAAGCGAAGCGAGCAAATATTGGTTGGAATGGCTTAAAAGATTGGAGAGTGAAAGCTAA
- a CDS encoding GIY-YIG nuclease family protein has product MGNNINELEQCALYLIQDTISGDFKIGISNNPAERKKEIRNQYNVGDLRGISITWFLTRNEALFWERKFHQKFRFWHSPERGGKEWFSLSSKQVNDFIKWMRASTKKRNENIDTLRELLDS; this is encoded by the coding sequence ATGGGAAATAATATTAATGAATTAGAGCAATGTGCTTTATATCTTATTCAAGATACAATTAGTGGAGATTTTAAGATCGGTATTAGTAATAATCCTGCTGAAAGAAAAAAAGAAATTAGAAATCAATATAACGTTGGTGATTTAAGAGGAATATCAATAACATGGTTCTTAACAAGAAATGAAGCTTTGTTTTGGGAAAGAAAATTTCATCAAAAATTTAGATTTTGGCATTCGCCCGAAAGAGGAGGGAAAGAATGGTTTAGCCTATCATCTAAACAAGTTAATGATTTCATAAAGTGGATGAGAGCCAGTACAAAAAAGAGAAATGAAAATATTGATACTCTCAGAGAACTTCTAGATTCTTAA
- a CDS encoding very short patch repair endonuclease has translation MNKISNQRSRNMSAIKSKNTKPEIAVRKLLYSMGYRFRLHRKDLPGSPDIVLPKYKTVIFVHGCFWHRHENCKYTSTPKTRQEFWENKFNSNKKRDQKIQKEIIDLGWKFIIIWECETHNIQPLEEKIKRLLN, from the coding sequence ATGAATAAAATCAGTAATCAGAGATCAAGAAATATGTCTGCAATAAAATCAAAGAATACAAAGCCTGAAATCGCTGTAAGAAAACTTTTATATTCAATGGGATATAGATTCAGATTACATAGAAAAGATTTACCAGGTTCTCCTGATATTGTCCTCCCAAAATATAAAACAGTTATCTTTGTGCATGGATGTTTCTGGCATAGGCATGAGAATTGTAAATATACTTCTACTCCAAAAACAAGACAGGAATTCTGGGAAAATAAATTTAACTCTAATAAAAAAAGAGATCAAAAAATACAAAAAGAAATTATAGATTTAGGATGGAAATTTATTATTATCTGGGAGTGCGAAACTCACAATATCCAACCTTTGGAGGAAAAAATTAAAAGGTTACTTAATTAG
- a CDS encoding DUF6339 family protein encodes MTAINIIKNTKYNDLFYQVQKTEINELFSKYNEDENFLFEEKSLTPTRLDIDINLITSQLDSDVKGDSKSGIIIYEALKNLTPIAASNKCLWATLTHREFKEYTIKRWPLKNKEQDRGLINSHFFFDKDDRRAFRRNAISRLWWGTFLTVSPWEKDTKLLFLQSNDKYKFTKIMLGSQQLWFDVQERRWGCDVVYRTCFLEAFYRLIISKMHEKCSLSPTDFSNELAKLFTASLVHDVGLVLRSEPEKIIENIFELSKILLNRSKTN; translated from the coding sequence ATGACCGCAATAAATATAATTAAAAATACAAAATACAATGACCTTTTTTATCAAGTTCAAAAAACTGAAATAAACGAATTATTTTCCAAATATAATGAAGATGAAAATTTTTTATTTGAGGAAAAGTCTTTAACCCCCACAAGATTAGATATTGATATAAATTTGATAACCAGCCAATTAGATTCAGATGTAAAAGGTGATTCTAAAAGCGGCATTATAATTTATGAAGCATTAAAAAATTTAACCCCAATAGCTGCTTCTAATAAGTGTTTATGGGCCACTTTAACCCATAGAGAATTTAAAGAATATACGATCAAGCGTTGGCCATTAAAAAACAAAGAGCAAGATAGAGGTTTAATTAATTCACATTTCTTTTTTGATAAGGATGATAGGCGGGCATTTAGAAGAAATGCTATTTCAAGATTATGGTGGGGTACATTTTTAACTGTTTCACCTTGGGAAAAAGATACAAAATTATTATTTCTTCAATCAAATGACAAATATAAATTTACAAAAATAATGCTGGGTTCTCAGCAATTATGGTTTGACGTTCAAGAAAGGAGATGGGGATGTGACGTTGTATATAGAACCTGTTTTTTAGAGGCCTTCTACAGGTTGATAATTTCGAAAATGCATGAGAAATGTTCTCTAAGTCCAACTGATTTTAGTAATGAATTAGCAAAACTTTTCACAGCGTCCCTAGTTCATGATGTCGGCTTAGTTTTAAGAAGTGAACCTGAAAAAATAATTGAAAATATTTTCGAATTAAGCAAAATTTTATTGAATAGATCAAAAACTAATTAA
- a CDS encoding DNA cytosine methyltransferase gives MIHKNAVGKTDPHRLSPVRGPSSELEAHIDSCSFDELPEYAAKVRSIKKEPYFAVDLFSGAGGLSLGLHRANFDVILACDIRNDSIMTHRHHFGGCSYACDLSKRKVINEISEQLNKCGEISLIAGGPPCQPFSRNIKWRKHNEEVSAQHQELNEDRRELWESFISIVEQVKPKAFLMENVTDIAQTGEQEIYRSIINRAEKAGYRINPKLIYAWQYGVPQLRPRLFISGTKINECAPLKWPKPKYDYVEEAVTLDEAISDLPPLKGGWDEKWDEKYSYEGPKNDYQKLMRDWLDIDDEMIHDHLIRKVREDDLETFKLMRSTGIKYSQLSEEQRRYSVTSKAFREGKQVKQNQKMSFGDKYNILKPNEPCLTITAHMSKDGYWYIHPYQNRTLSVREAARVQSFPDGFNFYGGPSNRFHQIGEAVAPIVAFELGKSFMKSIKNEKEFTQPDVVPKLRENLINWYESNKKEVELIWTKKREGRKIIPSNIRAWNACLGNLLPETFKKNNKEKNKPAILGDKDLEKRKKDTYQRLKNFWPAPEIFLQDKARKMKIKSFSLEKYIPSLELIAEELIKDEIDWSEITRKEYDLFSRNSVRGALATVGLTTEIKQSIFISRIISQIMDIDHEILKFSNMNRDIHIGHLLETDKEGTGYCSLLALSKQEDTEAIIKNKLKGFLKGSNNKAA, from the coding sequence ATGATTCATAAAAATGCAGTTGGGAAAACTGATCCACATAGATTAAGTCCGGTAAGAGGTCCTTCATCAGAACTTGAGGCACATATAGATTCCTGCAGTTTTGATGAACTTCCTGAATATGCAGCAAAAGTTCGATCAATAAAAAAAGAACCTTATTTTGCTGTTGACCTTTTTTCAGGTGCCGGTGGTTTAAGCCTTGGACTGCATCGTGCAAATTTCGATGTAATACTGGCCTGCGATATCAGAAACGATTCAATAATGACTCACAGACATCACTTTGGTGGATGTTCATATGCATGTGATTTAAGCAAAAGAAAAGTTATTAATGAAATTTCAGAACAACTTAATAAGTGTGGAGAAATATCACTTATTGCAGGTGGACCGCCATGTCAGCCTTTCTCCCGAAATATCAAATGGAGAAAACATAACGAAGAAGTTTCTGCTCAACATCAGGAACTGAATGAAGATAGAAGAGAATTATGGGAATCATTTATTTCGATAGTGGAGCAGGTTAAACCAAAAGCTTTCCTGATGGAGAATGTTACTGATATTGCGCAGACAGGTGAGCAGGAAATATATAGATCAATAATTAATAGAGCTGAGAAAGCTGGCTATCGCATAAATCCTAAATTAATTTATGCATGGCAATATGGAGTACCTCAACTAAGGCCAAGATTATTTATTTCCGGAACAAAAATAAATGAATGCGCCCCTTTGAAATGGCCAAAGCCAAAATATGATTATGTCGAAGAGGCAGTCACATTAGACGAGGCGATTTCAGATCTCCCTCCACTTAAAGGAGGATGGGATGAAAAGTGGGATGAAAAATATAGCTATGAAGGACCAAAAAACGATTATCAGAAATTAATGAGGGATTGGTTGGATATTGATGACGAGATGATTCATGATCATCTGATAAGAAAAGTAAGGGAAGATGATCTTGAGACATTTAAATTAATGCGATCAACTGGGATCAAATATTCCCAATTATCTGAAGAGCAAAGAAGATATTCAGTTACGAGCAAAGCTTTCAGAGAAGGTAAGCAAGTAAAGCAAAATCAGAAAATGAGTTTTGGTGATAAATACAATATTCTCAAACCTAATGAACCTTGTCTGACAATAACTGCGCATATGTCAAAAGATGGTTATTGGTATATTCACCCTTACCAGAATAGAACCCTATCAGTAAGAGAAGCGGCAAGAGTTCAGTCTTTCCCAGATGGTTTCAATTTTTATGGAGGACCATCAAATAGATTCCACCAAATTGGAGAAGCCGTTGCACCGATTGTTGCTTTTGAACTCGGCAAATCTTTCATGAAATCGATTAAAAATGAGAAAGAATTTACTCAACCCGATGTAGTGCCCAAACTTAGAGAAAATCTTATTAACTGGTATGAATCAAATAAAAAAGAAGTTGAACTTATCTGGACAAAAAAAAGGGAAGGTAGAAAAATAATTCCAAGCAATATAAGGGCATGGAACGCTTGTCTTGGAAATTTACTTCCAGAGACTTTCAAAAAAAATAATAAAGAAAAAAATAAACCAGCAATCCTTGGAGATAAAGATCTTGAAAAAAGAAAAAAAGATACCTATCAAAGATTAAAAAACTTTTGGCCTGCTCCTGAGATTTTTCTGCAAGATAAAGCTAGAAAAATGAAAATTAAAAGTTTTAGTCTTGAAAAATATATCCCTTCTTTAGAACTGATTGCTGAAGAACTTATAAAAGATGAAATTGACTGGAGTGAAATCACAAGAAAAGAATATGATTTGTTTTCCAGGAATTCAGTGAGAGGCGCATTAGCTACAGTTGGATTAACCACAGAAATAAAACAATCAATATTTATTAGCAGAATTATTTCTCAGATCATGGATATTGATCATGAAATTTTAAAATTCAGCAATATGAATAGAGATATACATATAGGTCATTTACTTGAGACAGATAAGGAAGGAACAGGCTATTGCTCATTGCTAGCTCTATCGAAGCAAGAAGATACAGAAGCAATTATCAAAAATAAATTAAAGGGATTTCTTAAGGGAAGCAATAATAAAGCTGCCTGA
- a CDS encoding DUF6339 family protein, which yields MSEKLFRLKSPLISNGLISALRNPDSVSVEEVNCTVDLTNLSKLIDQLILEKIIGANLDARLVECVHTTFKSLPSHILTDMRMWHWLCVIRYPNIPWLRWRGNIPVDPEDGFTVGTGKKHVPSLRFLGTSSINGHGRNTFSRLFFAADRMMENDHSDYSLVKKLFTSQELHLGLSDREFGLIPKINRILTEKLVELPDSKVRIAIRKLNSLGGSICLDLLSEEQLQQLIDTQSEEVA from the coding sequence ATGAGCGAAAAACTCTTCAGATTGAAATCACCTCTGATAAGTAATGGACTTATCTCTGCTTTAAGGAATCCGGATTCTGTAAGTGTAGAGGAAGTGAACTGCACGGTTGACCTTACGAATCTCTCAAAACTTATAGATCAACTTATTCTCGAAAAAATAATTGGTGCAAACCTGGATGCAAGATTAGTTGAGTGTGTTCATACAACATTCAAATCTCTGCCTTCTCATATTCTTACTGATATGAGGATGTGGCACTGGCTATGCGTAATAAGATATCCAAATATTCCGTGGCTTAGATGGAGAGGTAATATTCCCGTTGATCCTGAAGATGGATTTACCGTTGGAACAGGGAAGAAACATGTTCCATCACTTAGATTTCTTGGGACATCATCAATAAATGGACATGGCAGGAATACTTTCTCAAGACTATTTTTTGCCGCTGACAGGATGATGGAGAATGATCATTCTGACTATTCTCTAGTCAAAAAATTATTTACCAGTCAGGAACTTCATCTTGGTTTAAGTGATCGAGAATTTGGCCTGATCCCAAAGATAAATAGAATACTCACTGAAAAGCTAGTTGAATTACCAGACAGCAAAGTAAGAATTGCAATAAGAAAACTCAACTCCCTTGGAGGTTCAATATGCCTTGACCTTTTAAGTGAAGAGCAACTCCAGCAGTTAATTGATACTCAGAGTGAAGAGGTTGCATGA